Proteins encoded together in one Hymenobacter monticola window:
- a CDS encoding pectinesterase family protein, with translation MKPTFTLQAALLTVLLFLLGQGARAQTYDAVVALDGSGAYRSVQAAINAAPTGRTAPFTIFIKNGKYREKITVPSNRPFLQFIGESVANTVLSWNDANTPSFPGNSSSFIINASDVSALNITFENTYGDAPQGLAMYITGDRVAFKNCRFLGGQDTMQLNSQAGNRSYFKECYIDGVVDFIFGAGRGLFENCIIYPRTRRDGGSGGYITAANTQPGQPYGFVFRNCIIPENRGTTTYTLGRPWQNDLGSTATDRSATKVVWLNTTMGNSIKPAGWQLWDAGTVTSVIQYAEYKSRDFSGNLVNISQRVPWSIQLADADTANYTRAAVLGSWNPCTVVPNFCGHQDPAIAVSNFWAVKGSATALSNLTWNSSWLIAGVQYQLFRSTARRGTYTPLYTTTSAVASNINFGTTDAIPAPGTSYYYYVRASKSGLATHVTDTLEISSTPTIFTTGTLQAFLQGGATPSAIQNLLVRAENLTAAVTVTPPAGYEVSANGGTTWFGSAAPLTLVPGSTGGVASTTLSVRLNAGSVGPYAGNLTLASAGAAAVSIPLAGQKQAAALPQSVVLQWWPMARSNQDSTAVRAAALQASTPTLRKFVVSNGSATATIPPYSRTYGQAFAPVADGAWTTALGGNGGNLNRTYYEQFTVGSNSSAVRLDSLVFNAYVTGSVSNTKLAVVWSRSGFATDSADVTGSKGPGGILLSSANGGFTTPIFTTNASSTYRLAFAGATGLTLAAGQRLTFRVYFSCGSTTVTTRFATLKNVQVKGEANVVSSTRGAAVQALQLYPNPATAQCLITHPAASREARIAVYSSLGQRVATVACVAGSQQTALNLNALVAGYYVVRYISEAGQFAVPLHKE, from the coding sequence GGCTCCGGGGCTTACCGCAGCGTGCAGGCGGCCATCAACGCCGCGCCCACGGGCCGCACCGCGCCGTTTACCATCTTCATCAAAAACGGCAAGTACCGGGAGAAGATTACCGTGCCGAGCAACAGGCCGTTTTTGCAGTTCATCGGCGAGAGCGTGGCCAACACGGTGCTGAGCTGGAACGACGCCAACACGCCGTCGTTCCCCGGCAACTCGTCCAGCTTCATCATCAACGCCTCCGACGTCAGCGCGCTGAACATCACCTTCGAAAACACCTACGGCGACGCGCCGCAGGGCCTGGCCATGTACATCACCGGCGACCGGGTGGCGTTCAAAAACTGCCGTTTCCTGGGCGGGCAAGACACTATGCAGCTCAACTCGCAGGCCGGCAACCGCAGCTATTTCAAGGAATGCTACATCGACGGCGTGGTCGATTTCATCTTTGGGGCCGGCCGGGGGCTGTTTGAAAACTGCATTATCTACCCCCGCACCCGGCGCGACGGCGGCAGCGGCGGCTACATCACGGCGGCCAACACCCAGCCCGGTCAGCCCTACGGCTTCGTGTTTCGCAACTGCATCATTCCCGAAAACCGGGGCACTACCACCTACACCCTGGGCCGGCCCTGGCAGAACGACCTGGGCTCGACAGCTACCGACCGCTCGGCCACGAAAGTGGTGTGGCTGAACACGACGATGGGCAATTCCATCAAGCCCGCGGGCTGGCAGTTGTGGGACGCCGGCACCGTGACCAGCGTGATTCAATACGCTGAGTACAAAAGCCGCGACTTCAGCGGCAACCTGGTGAACATCAGCCAGCGGGTGCCGTGGTCCATTCAACTGGCCGATGCCGACACGGCGAACTACACCCGCGCGGCGGTACTGGGCAGCTGGAATCCGTGCACGGTGGTGCCCAACTTCTGCGGCCACCAAGACCCGGCCATTGCGGTGTCGAATTTCTGGGCCGTGAAAGGCAGCGCCACGGCGCTTTCCAACCTGACGTGGAACAGCAGCTGGCTCATTGCCGGCGTGCAGTACCAGCTGTTCCGCAGCACCGCGCGGCGGGGCACTTACACCCCGCTGTACACTACCACGTCGGCGGTAGCCAGTAACATCAACTTCGGCACCACCGACGCCATTCCGGCGCCGGGCACGTCGTATTACTACTACGTGCGAGCCTCTAAATCCGGCCTGGCCACGCATGTCACCGATACGCTCGAAATATCGAGCACGCCCACCATCTTCACCACGGGCACGCTGCAGGCCTTTTTGCAGGGCGGCGCCACCCCGTCGGCCATACAGAATCTGCTGGTACGGGCCGAAAACCTGACGGCCGCCGTGACGGTGACGCCCCCAGCGGGCTACGAAGTCTCGGCCAATGGCGGCACCACCTGGTTTGGCAGCGCCGCGCCGCTGACGCTGGTTCCGGGCAGCACCGGCGGGGTGGCTTCCACCACGCTCAGTGTGCGCCTCAATGCCGGGTCCGTGGGCCCCTACGCGGGAAACCTGACGCTGGCCAGCGCCGGGGCCGCTGCCGTCAGCATCCCACTTGCGGGTCAGAAGCAGGCAGCGGCCCTGCCCCAGTCGGTGGTGCTGCAGTGGTGGCCCATGGCCCGCAGCAACCAGGACAGCACTGCCGTGCGCGCGGCCGCGCTGCAAGCCAGCACGCCCACGCTGCGCAAATTCGTAGTGTCGAATGGCTCGGCAACGGCCACCATACCGCCGTATTCGCGCACCTACGGCCAAGCATTCGCGCCCGTGGCCGACGGAGCCTGGACCACGGCCCTGGGCGGCAACGGCGGCAACCTGAACCGGACTTACTACGAGCAGTTCACCGTGGGCTCAAACAGCAGTGCCGTGCGGCTCGACTCGCTGGTGTTCAACGCCTACGTCACGGGCTCGGTGAGTAATACCAAGCTGGCCGTGGTGTGGTCGCGCAGCGGTTTCGCCACCGACTCAGCCGATGTGACCGGCAGCAAAGGGCCCGGCGGCATCCTGCTCAGCTCGGCCAATGGCGGGTTCACCACGCCAATCTTCACCACCAATGCCAGCAGCACCTACCGGCTGGCCTTTGCCGGCGCCACGGGCCTCACGCTGGCGGCCGGGCAGCGCCTCACGTTCCGCGTGTATTTCAGCTGCGGTTCCACCACCGTCACCACGCGCTTCGCTACCCTGAAAAACGTGCAGGTGAAGGGCGAGGCCAACGTGGTAAGCAGCACGCGTGGCGCGGCTGTGCAGGCCCTGCAACTTTACCCCAATCCCGCTACGGCCCAGTGCCTGATAACGCATCCGGCCGCCTCCCGCGAGGCCCGAATAGCGGTGTATTCGTCGCTGGGGCAGCGGGTTGCCACTGTGGCCTGCGTGGCGGGCTCCCAGCAAACGGCACTCAACCTCAATGCTTTGGTGGCCGGATACTACGTGGTGCGTTACATCAGCGAGGCCGGGCAGTTCGCAGTGCCTTTGCACAAGGAGTAA